In Paenibacillus sonchi, a single genomic region encodes these proteins:
- a CDS encoding DUF6973 domain-containing protein, which produces MKIKKLSSIIYSGVICMSLAIPSVALAAEDNAGTVTSEVYGTGGAVEQSANDINFSFESKRQSSIEAIEEYQKFFKSVEGKSFDELTTSEKENMDIYLAEFTNIIDPVPTDRITTMAYDESTFTKQLEFVLDMNAGVSASHILDGLSASNTARSAAITYAAQNGFGTVTWDNPADALRHFSWNFIMGFTIGVADARTIADNHELALIGAKYVATVPVSSTSEKIAYATDYLPGVVSDTRASFTSFTNTFDGSSIMDLCNNSAGRKYSLRGYSSSDAYLQAFNDAYWTDLVWYNTVSANNKATAYSVWQ; this is translated from the coding sequence TTGAAAATAAAGAAACTAAGTAGCATTATTTACTCAGGAGTTATCTGTATGAGTTTAGCTATTCCTTCAGTAGCACTTGCTGCAGAGGATAATGCCGGAACTGTAACATCCGAGGTTTACGGAACTGGTGGTGCTGTAGAACAAAGTGCTAATGATATTAATTTTTCATTTGAATCCAAACGTCAAAGTTCAATTGAAGCTATTGAAGAATATCAGAAATTTTTTAAAAGTGTTGAAGGTAAATCATTTGATGAACTGACAACAAGTGAAAAAGAAAACATGGATATTTATCTAGCTGAGTTCACGAATATTATTGATCCTGTACCAACTGATAGAATTACAACTATGGCATATGATGAGAGCACCTTCACTAAGCAACTTGAATTTGTATTAGATATGAATGCAGGAGTAAGTGCTTCTCACATTCTTGATGGTCTTTCAGCATCAAATACAGCCCGTAGTGCAGCTATTACATATGCCGCTCAAAATGGGTTTGGAACTGTTACTTGGGATAACCCAGCTGATGCATTGAGACATTTTTCTTGGAACTTTATCATGGGTTTTACAATTGGAGTGGCTGATGCTCGTACTATAGCTGATAATCACGAGCTAGCATTAATTGGTGCGAAATATGTTGCAACAGTGCCTGTTAGTAGTACTTCTGAAAAAATTGCTTATGCCACTGATTATCTGCCTGGAGTCGTAAGCGATACAAGAGCAAGTTTTACATCCTTTACCAATACGTTTGATGGTTCTAGTATTATGGATTTATGCAATAATTCGGCTGGCAGAAAATATTCACTAAGAGGTTATAGTTCTTCAGATGCTTATTTACAGGCATTTAACGATGCATATTGGACTGACTTAGTTTGGTACAATACTGTAAGTGCAAATAATAAAGCTACAGCCTATAGCGTTTGGCAATAA
- a CDS encoding Kelch repeat-containing protein, producing MKRRYFPVLALIVLIFGILSTQASAAGETWELQDQMPFNRPGAGVVKVDGKVYFIGGYSNGALNNVDVYDIERKVWVSKKSMPTARSIFSTEVVDGKIYVIGGSTGNPLVLNTTYTNKVEIYDPVTDTWTSGANASTSRGLTTSSTVNNKIYVFGGLNASSEGLSNVEEYDIISNTWSTKANLLTAVHGAGAVTYNDLIYVFNGGYNTSVYNKVQVYNPVTNNWTYKSSAPTSRDTIVAVNYQNKIYVIGGYDSASTGLTTVEVYDPEKDTWTAGPSLNVGRWGFGSIVFNDSLYVFGGATNTAEKLSVAPESTPTPTSSPTVTPTPTSSPTVTPTPTPSPTVAPTPTPEQPTGDRAILVVTMNTGLEKEFDLSMDEVNAFIAWYENKQSGTGKASYAIDKHDNNKGPFTNRKDYVIFDKILTFSVDEYSAK from the coding sequence ATGAAACGTCGATATTTTCCTGTTCTAGCTCTTATTGTTTTAATTTTTGGAATATTGTCCACTCAAGCGTCCGCAGCAGGTGAAACGTGGGAATTGCAGGATCAAATGCCCTTTAATAGACCAGGGGCAGGGGTAGTGAAAGTAGACGGAAAGGTATATTTTATAGGTGGTTATAGTAACGGCGCTTTGAACAATGTTGACGTTTATGATATTGAGAGAAAAGTGTGGGTTAGTAAGAAAAGCATGCCGACAGCAAGATCCATTTTTTCTACCGAAGTGGTGGATGGTAAGATATATGTAATTGGTGGGAGCACTGGAAATCCTTTAGTTTTAAATACGACATATACCAATAAAGTTGAAATATATGATCCGGTTACTGATACTTGGACATCTGGAGCGAATGCCTCTACCTCAAGAGGGTTAACTACTTCATCTACAGTTAATAATAAAATATATGTTTTTGGTGGTTTGAATGCATCCTCGGAAGGCTTGAGTAATGTTGAGGAGTATGACATTATATCAAACACTTGGTCTACGAAGGCAAATTTACTTACCGCTGTTCATGGAGCAGGAGCAGTTACTTATAATGATTTGATCTACGTATTTAATGGAGGCTACAACACATCTGTATATAATAAAGTACAAGTCTATAACCCAGTTACTAATAATTGGACGTATAAAAGCAGCGCACCAACAAGCAGAGATACTATAGTAGCGGTGAATTACCAAAATAAAATTTATGTTATTGGTGGGTATGATAGTGCAAGCACAGGATTAACTACAGTAGAAGTATACGATCCTGAAAAAGATACATGGACAGCGGGACCGAGTTTAAATGTTGGGCGCTGGGGATTTGGAAGTATAGTTTTTAATGATTCACTGTATGTCTTTGGGGGAGCGACAAACACTGCTGAGAAATTATCAGTGGCACCAGAATCAACTCCGACTCCTACATCCTCACCAACCGTAACTCCGACTCCTACGTCTTCACCAACCGTAACTCCGACTCCTACGCCCTCACCAACCGTAGCTCCGACTCCAACTCCAGAGCAACCAACTGGTGACCGTGCGATCCTGGTCGTGACGATGAACACCGGCCTTGAAAAAGAATTTGACCTGAGCATGGATGAAGTGAATGCCTTCATTGCTTGGTATGAGAATAAACAGTCTGGTACTGGGAAGGCATCGTATGCCATTGATAAGCACGACAATAACAAAGGCCCTTTTACAAACCGGAAGGATTACGTGATATTTGATAAAATACTAACCTTCAGCGTAGACGAATATTCTGCAAAATAA
- a CDS encoding MBL fold metallo-hydrolase, whose protein sequence is MKKRIALSMILSVLLILLPVIANAHPGRTDSNGGHYCRTNCAKWGLENGEYHYHNGGGSNSAPAATAKPTTKPATKPTSKPTATPAPTLIVPKKQNIGTLQVYYFDVGQGDSTLIRTPKNQYILIDGGNNDQGKNVVKYLNALGVKTLDAMVATHPDADHIGGLDDVLKALDVKSVYAPKVSHTTETYKDFLTAVKNEGRTIKSVTKGVAIPLTGVDAKFLAPINSYGDDLNDWSAVLRVTYKNKSFLFTGDAEKASENDMLADGLNLKADVLKVGHHGSSSSTSKAFLDAVKPKYAVISVGKNNYGHPDSGILTRLKNANVSVLRTDQKGTITAICDGNNITFTTTKGASK, encoded by the coding sequence ATGAAAAAAAGAATTGCTCTATCAATGATTTTGTCTGTTTTACTAATTTTGCTTCCTGTTATCGCTAATGCGCATCCAGGAAGAACAGATTCGAATGGCGGTCACTATTGCCGTACCAATTGTGCCAAATGGGGACTAGAAAACGGTGAATACCATTACCACAATGGTGGAGGATCTAATTCGGCTCCAGCCGCCACTGCCAAACCAACAACGAAACCAGCTACAAAGCCTACATCCAAACCAACTGCTACACCAGCTCCTACTTTGATCGTACCCAAAAAACAAAATATCGGCACGCTGCAAGTCTATTATTTTGATGTGGGCCAAGGTGATTCTACACTGATTCGGACTCCAAAAAATCAATACATACTTATCGATGGTGGTAACAATGATCAGGGTAAAAATGTAGTTAAATACCTGAACGCTCTCGGTGTAAAAACGCTTGATGCCATGGTGGCTACACATCCTGATGCTGATCATATTGGTGGGTTAGATGATGTACTAAAAGCACTCGATGTTAAATCGGTATATGCGCCAAAAGTGTCACACACCACAGAGACTTATAAAGATTTTCTAACCGCTGTAAAAAATGAAGGCCGTACAATTAAATCCGTGACCAAGGGAGTAGCCATTCCTCTGACTGGCGTTGATGCTAAATTCTTAGCTCCCATAAATTCATACGGTGATGACTTGAATGATTGGAGTGCCGTCCTTAGGGTTACTTATAAAAACAAGTCCTTCCTCTTTACGGGCGATGCTGAGAAGGCTTCAGAAAACGATATGTTAGCCGATGGTCTAAATTTAAAGGCTGATGTATTAAAAGTCGGGCATCATGGTTCCAGCAGTTCAACCAGCAAAGCTTTTCTTGACGCCGTCAAACCGAAGTATGCAGTCATTAGTGTGGGTAAAAACAATTATGGACACCCCGATTCCGGTATACTTACAAGGCTGAAAAATGCAAATGTTTCAGTATTAAGAACTGATCAAAAAGGTACGATAACCGCAATTTGCGATGGGAATAATATAACCTTCACGACAACCAAGGGGGCATCTAAATGA
- a CDS encoding P-loop NTPase fold protein, producing MKANKILDVLDQFKDSHYQKVLINGNWGIGKTKYVIDFIQNYSEACYVSLFGKKDVNSIIQEIYFHILDKAPSGKVKKLMNVLREKMNTLDVSYFGVSLSIPLIANIHKNLNKELGSIKNFVIVLDDLERKHPELDIKEVFGIIDSLSKIEKIKIVLIAATDQLEDVDRETFINYQEKAIDRIYKIEEYADEAPIQILGNSIWRVLEEQINALDFNNLRTFEKTSLFIEEVLTVIEDKYFTDKFTKDDLYRMCFATVFFNIEHNGELRLLDGEANNVEYMKAYYQESENGTIDYLCNFIIQNSLDNVLSKGVFHFIKKWYETGAYNKESLIGAINTINNYKEKTHNFYSSDQEILGVINRTVERIKQLNGSESINEIIFEVSTAISWCEILSIDFDLSNEEILESIKKNIKKKVDVDQNEFNIWEFHTDSPKALSLVESIYKSIKIECFNRLIKKIIECYEQKFYEPLHLKELTQLIEQNPEITIIKEDLLTVLSTYKYLFPFPSGKITEKQWGWCHRIKKLVITIQRSWQIENYYVDFKNYVNDTAVHQSIEDKMLQHRLKELFKQ from the coding sequence ATGAAAGCTAATAAAATATTGGATGTTCTTGACCAATTCAAAGATTCTCATTACCAGAAGGTACTGATAAATGGTAATTGGGGAATTGGAAAAACCAAATACGTCATAGATTTTATTCAAAATTATTCAGAAGCCTGTTATGTATCTTTATTCGGGAAAAAAGATGTAAATAGTATAATTCAAGAAATATATTTCCACATACTTGATAAAGCTCCGAGTGGGAAAGTTAAGAAATTGATGAATGTATTAAGGGAAAAAATGAATACACTCGACGTTTCATATTTTGGCGTTTCTTTGTCAATACCGTTAATAGCAAACATACATAAAAATTTAAATAAAGAATTAGGTAGCATTAAGAATTTTGTTATTGTACTCGACGATTTGGAGAGAAAGCATCCTGAACTTGATATTAAAGAAGTGTTTGGTATTATAGATAGCCTTTCAAAAATAGAAAAAATAAAGATTGTTCTCATCGCTGCGACGGACCAACTTGAAGATGTAGATAGAGAGACGTTTATCAACTATCAAGAAAAGGCTATAGATCGTATTTATAAAATTGAAGAATATGCAGATGAGGCACCTATACAAATTTTGGGGAACAGCATTTGGAGAGTATTAGAGGAGCAAATCAATGCTTTGGATTTCAACAATTTGCGAACTTTTGAAAAGACCAGTCTGTTTATTGAAGAAGTTTTGACTGTAATTGAGGATAAATATTTCACAGATAAATTTACAAAAGATGATCTTTATCGTATGTGCTTTGCAACAGTTTTTTTTAATATTGAGCATAATGGAGAGCTGAGATTATTAGACGGTGAAGCAAATAATGTTGAGTATATGAAAGCATACTATCAAGAGAGTGAGAATGGGACGATTGATTATTTGTGTAATTTCATTATACAAAATTCACTAGATAACGTTTTGAGCAAAGGTGTGTTTCACTTTATAAAAAAGTGGTATGAGACAGGCGCCTATAACAAAGAAAGTTTAATTGGGGCAATTAATACAATTAATAACTATAAGGAAAAAACCCATAATTTTTATTCATCTGATCAGGAAATATTAGGGGTTATAAACCGAACAGTGGAACGTATTAAACAATTAAATGGATCTGAAAGTATTAATGAAATTATTTTTGAAGTATCTACTGCAATATCTTGGTGTGAAATTTTATCAATCGACTTTGATCTCAGCAACGAAGAGATTTTGGAATCAATAAAGAAGAATATAAAGAAGAAAGTTGATGTGGATCAGAATGAATTCAATATTTGGGAATTTCATACAGATAGTCCCAAGGCGTTAAGTTTGGTTGAATCTATTTATAAAAGCATAAAAATTGAGTGTTTTAATCGTTTGATCAAAAAAATAATAGAGTGCTACGAACAGAAATTTTATGAACCATTACATTTGAAAGAATTGACTCAATTAATTGAACAAAATCCTGAAATAACTATTATTAAAGAGGATTTATTAACAGTTTTGTCGACTTACAAATATTTATTTCCTTTTCCATCAGGAAAAATTACTGAAAAACAGTGGGGTTGGTGTCATAGGATAAAAAAACTAGTGATAACAATACAAAGAAGTTGGCAAATCGAAAACTATTATGTGGATTTCAAGAATTATGTTAATGACACTGCAGTTCATCAATCTATAGAGGATAAGATGTTACAACATAGACTTAAGGAACTTTTCAAACAATGA
- a CDS encoding DUF3006 domain-containing protein — protein MRKGIVDRFEGKYAVIEFDGKTEDVLKSELPAEAKSGDTLIFEDGNVIIDKEDTASRKKEIEDLMEELFED, from the coding sequence ATGAGGAAGGGAATCGTTGACCGCTTCGAGGGGAAATACGCCGTCATCGAATTTGACGGTAAAACTGAGGATGTCCTAAAATCAGAATTACCTGCAGAGGCTAAGTCAGGAGATACTCTGATCTTTGAAGATGGTAATGTCATAATAGACAAAGAGGATACTGCATCACGCAAAAAGGAAATCGAAGATTTGATGGAAGAACTCTTCGAAGATTAA
- a CDS encoding DUF6680 family protein, which yields MNTDLLDKLIIGVTSAIISGAVAVFISTWIYKKNETRKTKLEVFRKLMGHRNDIHSKEFAESLNSSIL from the coding sequence TTGAATACAGATTTGCTTGATAAATTAATCATAGGTGTGACCTCTGCTATTATTTCGGGGGCAGTTGCTGTATTTATATCGACATGGATTTATAAGAAAAATGAAACACGTAAAACAAAATTGGAAGTCTTCCGAAAGCTAATGGGTCATAGAAACGACATCCATTCAAAAGAGTTTGCAGAATCCTTAAACTCCAGTATTCTATAA